One window from the genome of Podospora pseudocomata strain CBS 415.72m chromosome 6, whole genome shotgun sequence encodes:
- a CDS encoding hypothetical protein (COG:S; EggNog:ENOG503P1P9), whose product MSPSLTTLLTLLLPVLPLVTAHGAIVQATGNAGGSGMALGIDTTTPRDGTRRRPFQQDSTRFRGSSAQTFGETIGAGDNQLEAGTRAILAETGDQLPQVTPGGEVSMMLHQVNADGGGPYQCMINADATGQQWSNIQVTQNVPGRNSRNRQGQTTAFPLTASIPANQQCTGTVAGQENVCLVRCQNSARAGPFGGVVPVQMAGAAGNNNADNNVEVGNGNNGTDTGAANARRLLARSVKASEMKLQALIQRAVELDGDLRDPDVLAEFLEDFEA is encoded by the exons GTCCAAGCAACCGGCAACGCAGGCGGCTCCGGCATGGCCCTCggcatcgacaccaccactccccgTGACGGCACCCGCCGCCGTCCCTTCCAACAGGACTCCACCCGCTTCCGTGGCTCGTCTGCTCAAACCTTTGGCGAGACGATCGGTGCCGGCGATAACCAGCTTGAAGCCGGCACGAGGGCTATTCTCGCTGAGACGGGAGACCAGCTTCCCCAGGTCACCCCAGGAGGTGAGGTCTCGATGATGCTTCACCAGGTCAACGCCGATGGCGGTGGTCCCTACCAGTGCATGATCAATGCCGATGCCACAGGCCAACAATGGTCCAACATCCAAGTCACACAAAATGTCCCAGGGCGCAACTCTCGCAATCGG CAAGGACAAACTACCGCTTTCCCCCTGACGGCTAGCATCCCCGCTAACCAGCAGTGCACGGGGACTGTCGCTGGTCAGGAGAATGTCTGCCTTGTGAGATGCCAGAACAGCGCCAGAGCTGGACCGTTCGGGGGTGTTGTGCCGGTGCAGATGGCTGGCGCAGCTGGTAACAACAATGCTGACAACAATGTGGAGGTTGGCAATGGAAACAACGGCACTGACACTGGAGCTGCGAACGCCAGACGCCTCCTCGCTCGCAGCGTGAAGGCGTCAGAGATGAAGCTGCAGGCGCTCATCCAGAGGGCGGTCGAGCTTGATGGTGATTTGAGGGATCCCGATGTGCTGGCTGAGTTCTTGGAGGACTTTGAGGCTTAA
- the ASB6 gene encoding Ankyrin repeat and SOCS box protein 6 (EggNog:ENOG50KOG0504; COG:I), which produces MANPLSLVASAIAIIQGGEKLRKLVRKAQELNKAPAEVELLLREISEARTSFTSLQSTVIAAAQGARPINFEALRSLLHQYSYLLDSMELLVDKYLLKSPKQDAEGGDERAGMERSVVRLGWVRKKTKVHEMQDKLRNVRFLIVDTTYRRERKLRVRGSRGSYHRIQAKRVTTGQDRGNPDNSRGNDKGESSESSSWAYPIDFHVRPMQPMINGAFHLPHWIASRAIILTLINGPSISVSLTVARIVPPDSDIFRYIQTGNCSGLQTLLLKGQASPADMIESLYGTLDALLFALNCNQYEICQLLLSWGADPHAENSTKLTDSAANMARNLSIECPSPANNARKHLIESTFPAPLDLDRRQFSLLHKTVLGLAYTNLPALLATCSPDALNARDCHGVPLSSWPPGAAI; this is translated from the exons ATGGCTAACCCGCTGAGTCTTGTGGCCAGCGCTATCGCCATTATCCAGGGTGGTGAAAAGCTACGAAAGCTTGTCCGCAAGGCTCAGGAACTCAATAAAGCACCCGCAGAagtcgagcttcttcttcgagaGATCTCGGAAGCCAGGACATCCTTCACCTCTCTCCAATCTACCGTCATTGCGGCTGCCCAAGGTGCCAGACCCATCAATTTTGAGGCATTACGGAGCCTGCTTCATCAATATTCTTATCTCCTTGACTCCAtggagctgctggtggaCAAGTATCTTCTCAAATCGCCCAAGCAAGAtgctgaggggggagatgaaaGGGCAGGAATGGAGAGGTCTGTTGTGAGGCTGGGATGGGTTCGGAAAAAGACAAAGGTGCATGAGATGCAAGACAAGCTTCGGAATGTCCGCTTTCTGATCGTTG ATACTACATACCGCAGAGAGCGAAAACTACGCGTCAGGGGCTCTAGGGGTAGTTACCACCGCATCCAAGCCAAACGAGTTACCACTGGCCAAGACAGAGGAAACCCAGACAATAGCAGAGGGAATGATAAAGGGGAATCATCAgaatcctcctcctgggcCTATCCCATCGACTTTCATGTGCGGCCCATGCAA CCCATGATTAACGGCGCATTTCACCTCCCACACTGGATCGCCTCCCGCGCGATCATActcaccctcatcaacgGACCCTCCATATCCGTCTCGCTGACAGTCGCACGCATTGTCCCCCCCGACTCGGACATCTTCCGCTACATCCAAACGGGCAACTGCTCTGGTCTGCAAACCCTGCTCCTCAAAGGCCAAGCTTCTCCCGCAGACATGATCGAGTCTCTGTACGGGACCCTTGACGCCCTCCTTTTCGCCCTCAACTGCAACCAATACGAGAtttgccagctcctcctctcctgggGCGCCGACCCCCACGCTGAAAACAGCACCAAGCTCACCGACTCGGCCGCCAACATGGCCAGGAATCTTTCCATCGAGTGTCCATCCCCAGCCAACAACGCACGGAAACACCTCATCGAGTCCACATTCCCGGCCCCGTTGGACCTCGACCGGCGCCAGTTTTCACTCCTGCACAAGACCGTCCTCGGCCTTGCCTacaccaacctcccagcACTGCTCGCTACCTGCTCACCCGACGCCCTCAACGCCCGCGACTGTCATGGCGTACCGCTGTCCTCATGGCCGCCTGGCGCGGCGATCTGA